The Arachis ipaensis cultivar K30076 chromosome B05, Araip1.1, whole genome shotgun sequence nucleotide sequence ATATGGCGATATAAGAGTGAAGTGAGTAATAAGTACCCTGAGACAATTCACAGCAAGCGCGCGATTCGACGGAGATGTGGGAAGTGAAGCGAGCGGCGGCGTTGACGCTGTGCAGCGGCATAAGCGACTGCGTACATCCAAGTGCTCCGACATTCCTTCAAAATCAACATTTGAatagaattaagaaaaataaaataaaattgaataattgacgaaaaaaaaaatgaaaagaaagaaaaagaaataggaaATGATAGCATACCTAGGGAGGGTGAAGAGGGGGCGGcgaagagaaggagaagaagaagggcgATGGATGCGAGGGACAGAAGAACGGCTTGGTATGGTTCTGATGGCGGAGATCAACGACCTCGACAGCGATCCGCAGCGCCATGCCATGGCTTTGCTATGTGGAACTGGAAGGAACTCCAACTAGGTACCTATATAGGGGTTTTGGCACTGAATGCCGAAGGAGCTAAACCCTACTCTGGTTTACAGACTTGGGTCAGTTCTAGCCCATATTTGAATGGACTACATAGCATACTAGCCCACACCAAGATCAATAATTATTCTGGAAGAGAACAACATTTTTTTCATCTACTCAAAttgttccctttttttttttttatcaaagatatatttttttttttttaccaaagataggagattcgaacccgcaacctcttaattgagtatgagaagactatgccatttgagctataactcattggcctcAAGTTGTCTCCTTTGTTTTGTGAAACTTGTGTTTCTTTTATatcatattaattaattattaatacatCATAATTCTCATAACTAATGAATGAATGGATAACACTTAACAGGATAAGTATGTTTTGTCAACATTAATATTTAAACTGAGGGAGAAAAAAAATCAATGGGagatgatttaaaaattttaaacggaaaaaacaataaatgatttaagtttttctcttttcttctggTCACAAACCAATAGTACTTTCAAACGGATAAATAGCAAGGACCAATAAATGGGATATAAGATAGCAGTGTTTACGCAGAGGGGGGAATGTAGGGGGATGCTGGTAGCATTATATTTTCAACAAATATACAGGCGAGTGCCATGATTATACAGAGGAGGTTGTCTAACGAAACCTATACAAAGTATTCAAGAATGTACCCCTACGACTACGAGTTACTTCTTAATCTAACAAAGACTTGGCATCAAATTACAACAGGATCCCAGAACATGAGTTATTACTAAACTATGGTTAACACGGGAAACCAAGCCCTTTCAAATTACACTTCCAAGTCCCCATCTAAAGATGGGGAAAACAAAGAATTTGATCAATTAGCCAAAGCCAACTTGTGTTGCTGAGATTCTTACATTCTGAAATCCAACACACAGACAGTATTACTTGCAAAACATGCAGCGATCTTGTCACCCTCCTTATTCCAGCACACCTCAAAAATGCCTCCATTCCCATTGTATGTCTTAACGATCTTGCCGTCCTTCAAAGACCATATGTGCATAGACTTGTCAGGAGAGCCGCTGGCCAGATACTCGCCATTGGGACTGAATGCAACGGAATATACACGATCCCTGTAGATCCATAGAAACAAGTTGAAATCATGGGTTAGAACTTTTGTAGAAGCAACCTACCTACCTCCTTTCCTAGGACCGAAGTATTTTCTAAGGGGGGGAAAAATCCCAAGTgtatattataaaattaaaaccaaTGTTTGAAACGGGCTTGACATAACCCAAATATATTAAGCAAAGAAAAAGGCTTTTACCTGTGTCCGTTCAAGCTATAGACAAGTTTCCCAAGTTCTACATCCCATAGCTTTACAGTTGTGTCAAATGACGCACTGCACAAAAAGGATGACTACATAGTTTTAAAATGAACCCAGCTTAAGTGAAATGCATTTTAACTCTAGAAAGATAAAACATTCACTGACTAACAGTAGAGTGCGATATGAAAGGAATTAAATCAATTTGAATCAGTAGCATGCAAAAATGTACACATCATTCAcagttagcacttagcagtgtACAGGTACAAGGCATTCGGAGCAACCACAACTTCAAACAAACACACGCAGAGGTCACTAAGACTAAGGAAACACACAGTAAACAAATTCTAATTCCAGGAAATCAATAAGAAAGGCTTGCAAataaatcaaaagcaaaaaaactTAATTTTAGCAAGAACACATACCTTGCCAACAACAACTTTTTATTAGGGTTATTTGTACCGGTACCAGTGGGGCTCCATCTGATAGTATATATCTCCTACAAAACAATTATCTAGTTCTCTCAATAATCTGCACAGCATTGAAGTCAAATGGAAGCTTAACATAAAATCTTAAattgaaatataataaaaacaaatcaTTACCTTGGTATGTTCTCGAAAATCATGAAGATACTTATCGTGTTTCGTACTCCATATCTACAAAAACAAGAAACATCAGAGTACAAACACATTAGTTTCCAGATGTTCCAGCAAAATGACATACTTGTCTCATAAGTGTACTATAAGGTAAACATTTTATTCCAAAATCCTACCAGTGGAAAATGTCATTATGCAACAAACAATTAGAACAGTTATAAATATTACCTTTGCAGTGATATCATCAGAACATGAGGCCAGCAACGACCCGGTTGGATCCCATTTGACACAATTAACTTCACCCTAAATTTGCAGAAAGGTCATTTGGTCAGTGGTCACCACGTAAAACACCAACAGAAAGTGACCCAACCAATCTATATAGTTAACCCTGCTAGCTGGTTTAAATAGATTATCAACAAAGTACATGATGAATCCTACTCCCTCGAGGATAGTATAATCATCGGATTGTAACTATCGGTGTATACTAAAACTCTTTTGAAGTTTGGTCACAATACAAACCTGATGGCCAGCAAAACTTTTTACAGGGCGATTTTCACCAATCTTGCAAACATATATCATGGTGTCAGTAGAGCTTGTCGCAAATGACACATTGTTGCGCCAGTCAACATCAAGTGTTGGGCCTAAACAACATATCAATcccaaaattaaaaatataaacatGGTCAGGGTTACCTCAACTCCCTATTTAGACAATTCTCCTTTGTTAAACAAGTTATATTCAATATTTATACCTGAATGAAAGTCAAATTGTTGTTTCCATTCCGCTGCTTTCACATCCCATACAATGGCAGTCTTATCACAACTTCCAGTAAGAATATAATCACCTTTCTTATTCCATTTCAAAGAAAATATGGGTCCCTTGTGTTTGCTTAATGTACTCCGCAATTCACCTGATCAAAGACATTGGCACATAATCAAAATAGTATTAGTCAATACTCAAAAGAGCGAATTCAAACACAAATCAAGCCTTTGACGTCTCCCCATCTAATCATATGAATCTCAAAGGAAGTATTGCAGTGTATTCGTATGGAAGACATCCCACCATTAGTAGTCCAAATTCTTGCTTGCCCATCGTATGAACCAGTAGCAAGTAGTGTCCCATCTGACTGCATGTCAAACAAGAAAGATCAAGATCTTGATAGGATTTACATAAAGTTATGATTAAATACTGCAAAGAATACTTATCCAAACAAAAAAATGCTGCAAAGAATACTTGTGAATTTACATCTCAGTTGCATGAATTATACTTAAGCATATGAAAATAAGTGCCGCAGGCCACAGGGGACCATCATGCCTGAACTATTATGTACACTAAACTCAGGAAGAAAAAAATTGGCAAGAAAATTATAAAGCTCCATATATTTCTTAATTTTTCACATAGCTCCCTTATGTTTTTCAAAACCTACACAAACCTCTGAGAAATATATTAAACCCACATTGAAAGACACAATTTTCCTCATAAACTTTCCCTGTTGAAAAGAGGCTGCTGTGGGTTTGAAAATGATAAAATAGCATGTGGAAAAAAGCAGGGAACTAGAGGGGAGGTTGAAGTAGCTACTAATGCCCACTACCCATCTTGGATTCAAATCAGATTATCAAAATACGTAATCAAACTCACATTCCAATCAAGTGTTGTGACATCTTTATTCCTTTCATTTGTTTTACCCGTCACATGCCTCAACACCAACGCATTCAATGGGCCGTTCTGTGAAGTAGATTTGGATTTCCCCTCTGGCAGTGTCCAAATACGAGCCGTTGCATCCCCGGAACTAGAAGTTGAAAATGTCAATAGTGAAGTGAATTTAAGAATTGTGAGTCTTGAAATGGAAAGGCAGAATGAGCAATGTTTTCTACATCAACTATAATACATACTGCATCATCATGATCATATTTTATGCAGAAAGAAAATTAGTCACTCATGGAGAAGACATTTACCCCGAGGCTAGAAGAGATCCTGCAGGACTCCATGCACAAGCACACACCTAAATTGATCGTAAACAAATCCATTAACAGTCAATCTAACAGAGGAAACAGGTAATGAAAACAAGCTTTCAAACAAACAAAGCATTTATGAAATTCTTCACCTCTGAGGTATGCCCTTCCAAAATTGTCACTTCTGTTCTAGAAAATTCACCTGGTGGAGATGTTGATGTTGTAGTAATATCCATTGGTTCTGGTCCTGTTACAGTGAATGAAAACTTCATTACTCCAATACTCCTATAAAGGAAGAATAATAATTGAAAGGGAAAACTAGTTTGCAATTTGCATTCTCTGCTCACTTTGAAAGGACAAGTTTGGGAGCAGGGGAAATCTAGTGTGGCAAACAGTTGCAGCTAAACATAAGATACTTCATTTAGAAATCCCCAAAggaaataaaatgtaaaatattaTGCAAAGATAATCAGGATGTTGAACTAAAGACATAAGCCAAAAAGGCATGACCTGAAAGAGAAGATTCCTAACCTTGGGCATCTTCGGCTAGCAATaatttattgaaatttgaaattgaataaGAAGCAGCAAACTACAAGCGTTTAGTGAAACTATACTGAAATTTATAATCTCATCAGTTATTACACCAGCATTCTGCAGTTACCAGCGATCAAATGACAATATTACAAGAAAATATGTTCATCCGTTCTTCCTTACCCAACATAAGGTTATGAGATGTATGCATAAAAATAACACACCTACTTCACAAGAAATGCTGAACATGCAACAGagaacaatttttttattttttatctaagaCAATGTAAATCAATTCTGCTGGGCAAATGATTACCTCCAAATACTCTAATCTCTTCTTGTTTTATAGTAACCTTATCTACTTGATCTGCACCCATTTCTCTACCAATGTGATTTTCATGCGGCCGTTCTCGGTCTTTATGAGTTTCTACCTTTTCTTTATCCTTTTCCCATTCTTTCTCCTTTTCACGCTTTTCCCTCTCTCTATCCTTTTcgaattctttttccttttcacgCCTTTCCCTCTCCCTATCCTTCTCGCTTTCTTTCTCCCTTTCACGCCTTTCCCTCTCCCTATCCTTTTCGCTTTCTTTCTCCCTTTCACGCCTTTCTTTCTCCCTATCCTTTTCGCATTCTTTCTCCCTTTCACGTCTTTCCTTTTCTCTTACCCGCCTACGCTCACCTTCATGTTCCTTTTCGGATTCCTTATTTCTATCCTTCTGTTGTTTCCTCCTTCTTTCACTTATCATTTTCCTTAGTTCGTGCACATCTTTTGTGATGAGATCCATAGGTTGTAAGAGTGAAAAATCTTCATCCACATCTGCATCACACTGGCGGACTAATTGTGAGTAACATGAAAGAAAACTTAAAAACATAAAAGAAATCCACTCAAACAGATGACAACAATTCTGACAGTGAAAACTACAATACCAAACCAAGAAAAAAACTCACATTACTAATGTTGGCTTCCATCTCCAAGTACTGTAGCCCCTTCTGAACAAATGTAACAAGAGCACCGGGTGGTACTAAACTTCCATCAATGGGGTTTTTGTTAATACTAGCCTCATATCCAAATGCAAAAGCTGAGTGCGTAAAACCTGCCGTTGCAACACACAAGGTTCATGGTATGGACATCTCAGAAAATATTGATGAAAAACCTTTGCTTGCTCAGTGACAACAACAATAATCATAAATAATAGTAACATTATTATAGAATCAGCCTCATAAAACCTCTATCAGAATCTAGAGGATGTCATAGTTCAAAAATATAAATTGAACTGTGCTTTCAGAACTATAAGATTAAGTCTCAAACACCAAATTCAACTTCATCAACAGATCTAACCAATTTCGGTTCCTCTTTCTAAGTTTTACAGAAAAgcacatattaaaatataacaataataattggAGCTCCAAATTCCCCCCATATAAGGTTTGGTTTCAGTGCAGTAGCTAAACCCTAATCTGGTGGTAGCAGCAATTGTAAGCGCTTGAGTAAGCTCAAACCGTAAACAATCGAAATTCGTCTAATGCTCTAAAACCCTGGCACCTCATGGAACAAAAAGGGGCAAAAAAAGGAGGAGGACTTCATGGTacaaagagagaagaaaagaggtAGGAGGTAGGAGATAGAAGAAAGGTACCTGATTCTTGAAGGTAGCGAAAGACGAGATAATTGAGCTCAACGGAGGTGACGGTAGTCATGGTGGGAGAAGAGAAAGGGCTAAGCAAGCATGAGTTATTGGCAGAGAAGCGTTGCGTGCCGTCGTTAGCTACGTGCTACGGCGGCACAGAAGAGAAGGCAGGGGATTTTACAATTTTGCAATTCAGAATGAAACTGCAATTTTCTCTCTCGCCGTTCCGTTTGGCTCTCTGTTACTACTACTTTTTCCCGTCCGTTTATGCTTCTTAGCATTTTATCTGCACCAGcagttttaatttctattttttatatatatttaatataattgattattttatattttttaccaATATTTTAGAATAATAACCTAAATAGTTGTTCAATATTTTAAGTTAATTCTAGAGTCTAAAtcctaaaaaaatctttttaataaactattttatttaatattccaATATTTTAACAAGAAACGTAGtgttgataaaaaaattattggagatctattttattttaaataaataatatatatttgaaaaactttggttttttattcttaaatatcTACATTTAGAATATTAAAAGTGCGTGttcttttaaatatataaaaaaattattataaaataacaaTGTTTAACTTACAAATCATTAAAAAATGTGCcaaaaattccccaaattaagtTTGCGagtaacataaaaaaatttaataagctGTTTAAACAAATTTCCTTATCAATCAATACTATCATAAAGCCTATCTGAACTGACATCATGCcatttaacataatttttttttttttgaaataaactaaacaaagaaaaacaaaacaaataaaataaagaactgcttaaatagagggaTAGTCTtttttaagactactcttaaactccttccaaagtgaaagaagctccacatgtgaaagttgtaacttcattgCCATCTTTGCCTGCCACTGTacttgcatctctcataatcaaacgaaagtcaacacgccaattccaatgcatgatatctcttattttaagCACAAATGGatcaataaactaaaaaccatcttgagtaacaagattaaatgcttccacacaattagtctcacaaataacatctcgttgacccacatcccaagctaagagatatctTCTCCAAATggcaaacaattctccttgaaaaatactattactctcaatcattcccaaacaccccgtatgccaactcccattacaatctctaataacacaagcaaaaccaacactatcacccgaaccaaaataactagcatcacaattaatcttaaaggtaccaatggatgggggattccaaaaaccatttagagtagaaggaagggacatacgttgtaattcaaaaatattcctaagctccttttctgaagttaatgctagacaaatcactttttccggaggcaaagtttcatgaggattaaagatgtcattatttcttgctcgccatatccaccaaagtcccgaaaagaacttgaacggatgctctctgctatgatacaaaaatcagttcttcaaatccaaaagatgacaagaaatatccaatctatgccagacaagctgagcttttggacaatttcgaatacaatgtaaaatcgattcctggctagaaagacattttggacacctatccgatgacgacatccctcttctaaagcgaaaacttgcaATAGAAAGAGTCTCCTTAAGACGcaaccaagccaaaaacttatgcttttccgaAACAAGCTAACGCCAAAGTCAAAGCCAATTCTCTCACTCCTCCCGCTCCTTaacataatatatattaattaaataaaaatatgaaatgaaaaatatacaaactaaaTGTAACCTATTGTTTTGTTCATGAATATGCCACGGTAAATTAAAGGCATATTAACTTCCATGAACATATTACTTGtgccaaaaatattttttaaaacatctttaaaatatttaaaacgcactaaaaatatttaaatatgaataaaaactgttacggatccggtcCACGGATCCTACACCCGGAATGGTTCTCGAATTCGGTTACCAGGGTCTGACCCGCTTCGTCCTTCCAGAAGGCCCGGAACCAGcccactagagctcctaaccaactttcaaattcaaatgtctcccttatcttagccaaataagataagataagataattcaaacgtcttccttatcttagccaaataagataagataagatattcaccatcacctataaatagaggatccaggtattcattcattcctcacaacttatacctcttagatccattctgacttgagcgtcggagtatctttgcaggtacctccccccattgctccagtcaagtgatccggcatctgtCTCAACctgcaag carries:
- the LOC107642735 gene encoding uncharacterized protein LOC107642735, with product MAWRCGSLSRSLISAIRTIPSRSSVPRIHRPSSSPSLRRPLFTLPRNVGALGCTQSLMPLHSVNAAARFTSHISVESRACCELSQGT
- the LOC107642733 gene encoding WD40 repeat-containing protein HOS15 isoform X1; this encodes MTTVTSVELNYLVFRYLQESGFTHSAFAFGYEASINKNPIDGSLVPPGALVTFVQKGLQYLEMEANISNCDADVDEDFSLLQPMDLITKDVHELRKMISERRRKQQKDRNKESEKEHEGERRRVREKERREREKECEKDREKERREREKESEKDRERERREREKESEKDRERERREKEKEFEKDREREKREKEKEWEKDKEKVETHKDRERPHENHIGREMGADQVDKVTIKQEEIRVFGAGPEPMDITTTSTSPPGEFSRTEVTILEGHTSEVCACAWSPAGSLLASGSGDATARIWTLPEGKSKSTSQNGPLNALVLRHVTGKTNERNKDVTTLDWNSDGTLLATGSYDGQARIWTTNGELRSTLSKHKGPIFSLKWNKKGDYILTGSCDKTAIVWDVKAAEWKQQFDFHSGPTLDVDWRNNVSFATSSTDTMIYVCKIGENRPVKSFAGHQGEVNCVKWDPTGSLLASCSDDITAKIWSTKHDKYLHDFREHTKEIYTIRWSPTGTGTNNPNKKLLLASASFDTTVKLWDVELGKLVYSLNGHRDRVYSVAFSPNGEYLASGSPDKSMHIWSLKDGKIVKTYNGNGGIFEVCWNKEGDKIAACFASNTVCVLDFRM
- the LOC107642733 gene encoding WD40 repeat-containing protein HOS15 isoform X2 codes for the protein MTTVTSVELNYLVFRYLQESGFTHSAFAFGYEASINKNPIDGSLVPPGALVTFVQKGLQYLEMEANISNCDADVDEDFSLLQPMDLITKDVHELRKMISERRRKQQKDRNKESEKEHEGERRRVREKERREREKECEKDREKERREREKESEKDRERERREREKESEKDRERERREKEKEFEKDREREKREKEKEWEKDKEKVETHKDRERPHENHIGREMGADQVDKVTIKQEEIRVFGGPEPMDITTTSTSPPGEFSRTEVTILEGHTSEVCACAWSPAGSLLASGSGDATARIWTLPEGKSKSTSQNGPLNALVLRHVTGKTNERNKDVTTLDWNSDGTLLATGSYDGQARIWTTNGELRSTLSKHKGPIFSLKWNKKGDYILTGSCDKTAIVWDVKAAEWKQQFDFHSGPTLDVDWRNNVSFATSSTDTMIYVCKIGENRPVKSFAGHQGEVNCVKWDPTGSLLASCSDDITAKIWSTKHDKYLHDFREHTKEIYTIRWSPTGTGTNNPNKKLLLASASFDTTVKLWDVELGKLVYSLNGHRDRVYSVAFSPNGEYLASGSPDKSMHIWSLKDGKIVKTYNGNGGIFEVCWNKEGDKIAACFASNTVCVLDFRM